In Amycolatopsis sulphurea, one genomic interval encodes:
- the pdxT gene encoding pyridoxal 5'-phosphate synthase glutaminase subunit PdxT produces MTTVSGTRPVVGVLALQGAVREHVAMLERAGARAVPVRRPAELSEVDGLVLPGGESTTMSRLLETFELLEPVRARIAGGLPAFGSCAGLILLARQVLDGRPDQRQLGGLDVVVRRNAFGRQVDSFEADLPITGVPGGPVRAVFIRAPWVEKAAGGVEVLATVPGPADPDTGPDGPRVARIVAVRQGAVLATAFHPEITGDERLHRLFVGLVREA; encoded by the coding sequence GTGACGACGGTTTCGGGAACACGGCCGGTGGTCGGTGTGCTCGCCCTGCAGGGTGCCGTGCGCGAGCACGTCGCGATGCTGGAGCGTGCCGGTGCCCGGGCGGTCCCGGTGCGCCGCCCGGCCGAGCTGTCCGAAGTGGACGGCCTGGTGCTGCCCGGCGGCGAGTCCACCACGATGTCGCGGCTGCTGGAGACCTTCGAGCTGCTGGAGCCGGTGCGCGCGCGGATCGCCGGCGGGCTGCCCGCGTTCGGTTCCTGCGCGGGGCTGATCCTGCTGGCCCGCCAGGTGCTCGACGGGCGCCCGGACCAGCGGCAGCTCGGCGGGCTCGACGTGGTCGTGCGGCGCAACGCCTTCGGCAGGCAGGTCGATTCGTTCGAGGCCGACCTGCCGATCACGGGCGTGCCCGGCGGGCCGGTGCGCGCGGTGTTCATCCGCGCCCCGTGGGTGGAAAAGGCCGCGGGCGGCGTCGAAGTGCTGGCCACCGTGCCCGGCCCGGCCGATCCGGATACCGGCCCGGACGGGCCGCGGGTGGCTAGGATCGTCGCCGTCCGGCAGGGGGCGGTGCTCGCCACGGCGTTCCACCCGGAGATCACCGGGGACGAACGGCTGCACCGGCTGTTCGTCGGACTCGTGCGGGAAGCCTGA
- a CDS encoding YebC/PmpR family DNA-binding transcriptional regulator: MSGHSKWATTKHKKANLDAKRGKLFARLIKNIEVAARTGGGDPDGNPTLYDAIQKAKRNSVPQDNIERARKRGAGEEAGGADWQNITYEGYGPNGVAVLIECLTDNKNRAAMEVRTALTRNNGSLADPGSVAYMFTRKGVVIMPKADATEDDVLMAVLDAGAEEVNDLDENFEIVSEGTDLVPVRKALQDAGFEYESADLTFLPSVSVQLDVDGAKKIFKLIDALEDCDDVQNVYANFDVSDEVMAEVD, from the coding sequence ATGAGCGGCCACTCCAAGTGGGCCACGACGAAGCACAAGAAGGCGAACCTCGACGCCAAGCGGGGCAAGCTCTTCGCGCGGCTGATCAAGAACATCGAGGTGGCCGCCCGTACCGGCGGGGGTGACCCGGACGGCAACCCCACGCTGTACGACGCCATCCAGAAGGCCAAGCGGAACTCGGTCCCGCAGGACAACATCGAGCGCGCCCGCAAGCGCGGCGCCGGGGAAGAGGCCGGCGGCGCGGACTGGCAGAACATCACCTACGAGGGCTACGGGCCCAACGGTGTCGCCGTGCTCATCGAATGCCTGACCGACAACAAGAACCGGGCCGCGATGGAGGTGCGCACCGCCCTCACCCGCAACAACGGCTCGCTCGCCGACCCGGGCTCGGTGGCCTACATGTTCACCCGCAAGGGTGTGGTGATCATGCCCAAGGCGGACGCGACCGAGGACGACGTGCTGATGGCGGTGCTCGACGCTGGTGCCGAGGAGGTCAACGACCTCGACGAGAACTTCGAGATCGTCTCCGAGGGCACCGACCTGGTCCCGGTGCGCAAAGCGCTGCAGGACGCCGGATTCGAGTACGAGTCGGCCGACCTGACCTTCCTGCCCTCGGTGAGCGTCCAGCTCGACGTCGACGGCGCGAAGAAGATCTTCAAGCTGATCGACGCCCTCGAAGACTGCGACGACGTGCAGAACGTGTACGCGAACTTCGACGTCTCGGACGAGGTCATGGCGGAGGTCGACTGA
- a CDS encoding DUF4262 domain-containing protein — MAAVTTPALSAEDQSLIAWIESQARERGNAVISVQPDEQGAGYCFTACAWALHNVPEAVVLGLPGQMGSILLDAYVDRAANGEIFEVGKRYDDFFDGAPVVFERVAKGHYPEYFGSAFLVYPDGDFPALQLIVATPDGHFPWQDTAPEGFAQWQLVLTESGAPESWTPGVDGP; from the coding sequence ATGGCGGCCGTGACGACCCCAGCCCTGAGTGCCGAAGACCAGAGCCTGATCGCGTGGATCGAATCCCAGGCAAGGGAACGGGGCAACGCGGTGATCTCCGTCCAGCCGGACGAACAGGGCGCGGGTTACTGCTTCACCGCGTGCGCATGGGCGTTGCACAACGTGCCGGAGGCGGTCGTGCTCGGCCTGCCCGGCCAGATGGGCTCGATCCTGCTGGACGCCTATGTCGATCGCGCGGCCAACGGCGAGATCTTCGAGGTCGGCAAGCGCTACGACGATTTCTTCGACGGCGCGCCGGTCGTGTTCGAGCGGGTGGCCAAGGGTCATTACCCGGAGTACTTCGGATCCGCGTTCCTGGTCTACCCCGACGGTGACTTCCCGGCACTGCAGCTGATCGTCGCCACCCCCGATGGGCATTTTCCCTGGCAGGACACCGCGCCCGAGGGTTTCGCGCAGTGGCAGCTGGTGCTCACCGAGAGCGGAGCGCCGGAAAGCTGGACCCCGGGCGTCGACGGCCCCTGA
- the ruvA gene encoding Holliday junction branch migration protein RuvA produces the protein MISSVRGEVLSVGLDHVVVEVGGVGLAVQATPATLATLRRGEQARLHTALVVREDSLTLFGFAEEDARELFGLLQTVSGIGPRLALATLAVLEPDKLRAALVEGNITVLTQVPGIGRKGAERLSLELRDKVTALGGTGDVPVVAAPGALRGEVVEALSGLGFPAKQAEQAVDRVLGEGEGHTTSSVLRAALAVLGRKQ, from the coding sequence ATGATCTCCTCGGTACGCGGCGAAGTGCTGTCCGTCGGGCTCGACCACGTGGTGGTCGAGGTCGGCGGGGTCGGCCTCGCCGTGCAGGCCACCCCGGCGACGCTGGCCACGCTGCGCCGCGGCGAGCAGGCGCGGCTGCACACCGCGCTGGTCGTGCGGGAAGACTCGTTGACCCTCTTCGGGTTCGCGGAGGAGGACGCGCGGGAGCTGTTCGGCCTGCTGCAGACCGTCTCCGGGATCGGGCCGCGGCTCGCGCTGGCCACGCTCGCCGTGCTGGAACCGGACAAGCTGCGGGCGGCGCTGGTCGAAGGGAACATCACCGTGCTCACGCAGGTGCCCGGCATCGGCCGCAAGGGCGCCGAACGGCTCAGCCTGGAGCTGCGCGACAAGGTCACCGCGCTCGGCGGGACGGGGGACGTCCCGGTCGTCGCTGCGCCAGGGGCGTTGCGCGGCGAGGTGGTGGAGGCGCTGTCCGGCCTCGGCTTCCCGGCCAAGCAGGCGGAACAGGCCGTCGACCGGGTGCTCGGCGAAGGGGAGGGGCACACCACCTCCTCGGTGCTGCGTGCCGCGCTCGCCGTGCTCGGCCGTAAGCAGTAG
- the ruvB gene encoding Holliday junction branch migration DNA helicase RuvB, translating to MDHEVTEFGTGGHETGYETGYETADETLSALAQTGEGDLETTLRPRRLDEFVGQPRVREQLELVLESARRRGVPPDHVLLSGPPGLGKTSMAMIVAAELGAAIRITSGPALERAGDLAAMLSNLAPGDVLFIDEIHRIARPAEEMLYLAMEDFRVDVVVGKGPGATSIPLEIAPFTLVGATTRSGSLTGPLRDRFGFTGQMEFYSDAELELVVRRAATILGIGIDRDGCAEIAGRSRGTPRIANRLLRRVRDYAEVRADGSVTREVARAALKVYDVDELGLDRLDRAVLGALTRSFGGGPVGVSTLAVAVGEEAGTVEEVCEPYLVRAGMLARTPRGRVATPAAWEHLGLVPPPGRPDQSGPTLFDQG from the coding sequence ATGGACCACGAGGTGACCGAGTTCGGGACCGGCGGCCACGAGACCGGCTATGAGACCGGGTACGAGACCGCCGACGAGACGCTGTCCGCGCTCGCGCAGACCGGCGAGGGCGATCTGGAGACCACGCTGCGCCCGCGCCGCCTGGACGAGTTCGTCGGCCAGCCCCGCGTGCGCGAGCAGCTGGAATTGGTGCTGGAGAGCGCCCGGCGGCGTGGGGTGCCGCCGGACCACGTGCTGCTGTCCGGCCCGCCCGGACTGGGCAAGACGAGCATGGCGATGATCGTGGCCGCCGAACTCGGTGCGGCCATCCGGATCACCTCGGGGCCCGCCTTGGAACGGGCCGGCGACCTGGCCGCGATGCTGTCCAACCTGGCCCCGGGCGACGTGCTGTTCATCGACGAGATCCACCGGATCGCCCGGCCCGCCGAGGAGATGCTCTACCTCGCGATGGAGGACTTCCGCGTCGACGTGGTGGTCGGCAAAGGCCCGGGTGCGACCAGCATCCCGCTGGAGATCGCGCCGTTCACGCTGGTCGGCGCCACCACCCGGTCCGGCTCGCTGACCGGGCCGCTGCGCGACCGGTTCGGGTTCACCGGCCAGATGGAGTTCTACTCCGATGCCGAGCTGGAGCTGGTGGTCCGGCGGGCGGCGACCATTCTCGGCATCGGGATCGACCGCGACGGCTGCGCGGAGATCGCCGGCCGCTCGCGGGGCACCCCGCGGATCGCCAACCGGCTGCTGCGCCGGGTCCGCGACTACGCCGAGGTACGCGCGGACGGCTCCGTCACCCGCGAGGTGGCGCGGGCCGCGCTGAAGGTCTACGACGTGGACGAGCTGGGGCTCGACCGGCTGGACCGGGCCGTGCTCGGCGCGCTGACCCGCTCGTTCGGCGGGGGGCCGGTGGGCGTCTCCACGCTCGCGGTGGCCGTCGGCGAGGAGGCGGGCACGGTGGAGGAGGTGTGCGAACCGTACCTGGTGCGCGCGGGTATGCTCGCCCGCACGCCGCGGGGCCGGGTGGCGACCCCGGCCGCGTGGGAGCACCTCGGCCTGGTGCCGCCGCCCGGGCGTCCGGATCAGAGCGGCCCGACGCTGTTCGACCAGGGCTGA
- the yajC gene encoding preprotein translocase subunit YajC, whose protein sequence is MNSLLLPLLLLLVVAVPLIMGTRKQKKQQAAQQDLQNTLAPGDRVMTTSGLYATVADATGDTTIDLEIAPGVVTTWLRLAVREKVAPVVETDEAEESTETAVSEISSTPSEAPAQETITVEAERSGAQLAPPLEHEKK, encoded by the coding sequence ATGAATAGTTTACTGCTGCCGTTGCTGCTGCTGCTCGTGGTGGCCGTGCCGCTCATCATGGGTACCCGCAAGCAGAAGAAGCAGCAGGCCGCCCAGCAGGATCTGCAGAACACCCTGGCCCCCGGCGACCGCGTGATGACGACCTCGGGCCTCTACGCCACGGTGGCCGACGCGACCGGGGACACCACGATCGATCTCGAGATCGCCCCCGGTGTGGTGACCACCTGGCTGCGGCTGGCGGTGCGCGAGAAGGTCGCCCCGGTCGTCGAGACCGACGAGGCCGAGGAGAGCACCGAGACGGCCGTCTCGGAGATCTCCTCGACCCCCTCGGAGGCCCCCGCGCAGGAGACCATCACCGTGGAGGCCGAGAGGTCGGGCGCACAGCTGGCGCCGCCGCTGGAGCACGAGAAGAAGTGA
- the secD gene encoding protein translocase subunit SecD yields MAPSAGHLRPGRYLAFFALIVVALYALVFFTGDGKPTPKLGIDLQGGTRVTLTARTPDGGQPSRDQLNQARQIIETRVNGIGVGGTNVVLDGSNVVITVPGEQGDEAKNLGRTAKLGFRQVITSVPNAPAAPQQGKPAAPGQPGSSTAPSSSPAKPGGGGAAGAPAQQPPGSTPSAPPSSSAAGTGGQTPVEQARKLRQNPDLTSADQAKAQAAQQAALSALVCAPNEPDPLEGNDLPNQPLVACGDKDTTKYVLGPEFLPGTEISDANSGYDQTKGQWMVDLNFKAGGSKTWGDFTSSHVGKQAAFVLDTDVVSAPTIQGAILGGQTQITGQFNQSDAKNLADILKYGSLPLSFDSSDATTVSATLGLASLQAGLIAGAIGLFVVFVYCLFYYRLLGILTIWSLAMSGLLVYATLVLLGRWIGYTLDLAGVAGLIIAIGITADSFVIYFERIKDEIREGRTFRSAVPRGWTRARRTILASDAVSFLAAAILYLIAVGDVQGFAFTLGMSTVLDLVVVYLVTHPLVAIVSTSKSTFLSNTRNLGLGSVQRLSAQRKATRRAAGRTNPKEA; encoded by the coding sequence GTGGCACCATCGGCCGGGCATCTCCGCCCGGGACGCTATCTCGCCTTCTTCGCCCTGATCGTGGTCGCGCTGTACGCCCTGGTGTTCTTCACCGGCGACGGCAAGCCCACTCCGAAGCTCGGCATCGACCTGCAGGGCGGTACCCGGGTCACGCTCACCGCGCGCACCCCGGACGGCGGCCAGCCCAGCCGCGACCAGCTGAACCAGGCCCGGCAGATCATCGAGACCCGGGTCAACGGCATCGGCGTGGGCGGCACGAACGTGGTGCTCGACGGCAGCAACGTCGTCATCACGGTGCCGGGCGAGCAGGGCGACGAGGCGAAGAACCTCGGCCGGACCGCGAAGCTGGGCTTCCGCCAGGTGATCACCTCGGTGCCCAACGCGCCGGCGGCACCCCAGCAAGGCAAGCCGGCCGCCCCGGGCCAGCCGGGTAGCTCGACCGCGCCGAGCAGCAGCCCGGCCAAGCCGGGCGGCGGTGGCGCCGCGGGCGCCCCCGCGCAGCAGCCCCCGGGCAGCACGCCCTCGGCACCGCCGTCCTCCTCGGCGGCGGGCACGGGCGGGCAGACCCCGGTCGAGCAGGCCAGGAAGCTGCGGCAGAACCCCGACCTGACCTCCGCCGACCAGGCCAAGGCCCAGGCCGCCCAGCAGGCCGCGCTGTCCGCGCTGGTCTGCGCGCCGAACGAGCCCGACCCGCTGGAGGGCAACGACCTGCCGAACCAGCCGCTGGTCGCCTGCGGGGACAAGGACACGACCAAATACGTGCTCGGCCCGGAGTTCCTGCCCGGCACGGAGATCTCCGACGCCAACTCGGGCTACGACCAGACCAAGGGTCAGTGGATGGTCGACCTGAATTTCAAGGCCGGCGGCAGTAAGACCTGGGGTGACTTCACTTCCTCGCACGTGGGCAAGCAGGCCGCGTTCGTGCTCGACACCGACGTGGTGTCCGCGCCGACCATCCAGGGCGCGATCCTCGGCGGCCAGACCCAGATCACCGGCCAGTTCAACCAGTCCGACGCGAAGAACCTGGCGGACATCCTCAAGTACGGTTCGCTGCCGCTGTCGTTCGACTCCTCCGACGCCACCACGGTGTCCGCGACGCTGGGGCTGGCCTCCCTGCAGGCCGGGCTGATCGCCGGCGCGATCGGCCTGTTCGTGGTGTTCGTCTACTGCCTGTTCTACTACCGGTTGCTGGGCATCCTGACAATCTGGTCGCTGGCCATGTCCGGGCTGCTGGTGTACGCGACGCTGGTGCTGCTGGGCCGGTGGATCGGCTACACGCTGGACCTGGCCGGGGTGGCCGGCCTGATCATCGCGATCGGCATCACCGCGGACTCGTTCGTGATCTACTTCGAACGGATCAAGGACGAGATCCGGGAGGGCCGCACCTTCCGCTCCGCGGTCCCGCGCGGCTGGACCCGGGCCCGGCGCACGATCCTCGCCTCGGACGCGGTCAGCTTCCTCGCCGCGGCGATCCTCTACCTCATCGCCGTCGGCGACGTGCAGGGCTTCGCCTTCACCCTCGGCATGTCCACGGTGCTCGATCTGGTGGTGGTCTACCTGGTCACGCATCCGCTGGTGGCGATCGTGTCCACCTCGAAATCCACGTTCCTGTCGAACACGCGGAACCTCGGCCTCGGTTCCGTGCAGCGGCTCAGCGCGCAACGCAAGGCCACGCGCCGGGCGGCCGGCCGCACGAACCCGAAGGAGGCCTGA
- the secF gene encoding protein translocase subunit SecF yields the protein MPGEQDTPAPAGTEGKKESFFHRLYVGTGALDIIGARKRWYLFFVVLLLACIGSMVFRGFQFGIEFEGGTQLQLPAHGAHGEITKSQVIESFQKALGEQPAETQQVGAGSASTFQLRTETLDAASVAKVKQQLFTDLAPQGGNGQPSVAAISDSAVSSSWGGEISRQALIALGVFLVAVVIFLAIYFDTRMALAALISLLHDIVVTAGVYSLVGFEVTPATVIGLLTILGFSLYDTVVVFDKVRENSRGLLGLSRRTYAEAANLALNQTLMRSFNTAFIALLPILGLLVVGYILLGSGTLQDLALVQLTGTLVGVLSSVALATPLLVDFKMRDPRYKQQAERVRARRAKAASREGADFDAGDDDQLATELRKEKAYAAAAGVPARIPKAKPRSSAPRKKR from the coding sequence GTGCCCGGCGAGCAGGACACCCCCGCCCCGGCGGGCACGGAGGGGAAGAAGGAGAGCTTCTTCCACCGGCTCTACGTCGGCACCGGCGCGCTGGACATCATCGGCGCCCGCAAGCGCTGGTACCTGTTCTTCGTGGTGCTGCTGCTGGCCTGTATCGGCTCGATGGTCTTCCGCGGCTTCCAATTCGGCATCGAGTTCGAGGGTGGCACGCAGCTGCAGCTGCCCGCGCACGGCGCGCACGGCGAGATCACCAAATCGCAGGTCATCGAGTCGTTCCAGAAGGCGCTCGGCGAGCAGCCCGCGGAGACCCAGCAGGTCGGCGCGGGCTCGGCCTCGACCTTCCAGCTGCGCACCGAGACCCTCGACGCCGCTTCGGTGGCGAAGGTCAAGCAGCAGCTGTTCACCGACCTCGCGCCGCAGGGCGGCAACGGCCAGCCGAGCGTGGCGGCGATCAGCGACAGCGCGGTGAGCTCGTCCTGGGGCGGGGAGATCTCCCGGCAGGCCCTGATCGCGCTCGGCGTGTTCCTGGTCGCCGTGGTGATCTTCCTGGCGATCTACTTCGACACCAGGATGGCGCTGGCGGCGCTGATCTCGCTGCTGCACGACATCGTGGTCACCGCGGGCGTGTACTCGCTGGTCGGTTTCGAGGTCACCCCGGCCACGGTGATCGGCCTGCTGACCATTCTCGGGTTCTCGCTCTACGACACGGTGGTGGTGTTCGACAAGGTCCGGGAGAACAGCCGCGGGCTGCTCGGGCTCAGCCGCCGCACCTACGCCGAGGCGGCCAACCTGGCGCTGAACCAGACGCTGATGCGCTCGTTCAACACCGCGTTCATCGCGCTGCTGCCGATCCTCGGGCTGCTCGTCGTCGGGTACATCCTGCTCGGCTCGGGCACCCTGCAGGACCTGGCGCTGGTGCAGCTGACCGGGACGCTGGTCGGTGTGCTGTCCTCGGTCGCGCTGGCCACCCCGTTGCTGGTGGACTTCAAGATGCGCGATCCGCGGTACAAGCAGCAGGCCGAACGGGTCCGGGCGCGCCGGGCGAAGGCCGCCTCCCGCGAGGGCGCGGACTTCGACGCGGGCGACGACGACCAGCTGGCCACGGAGCTGCGCAAGGAGAAGGCGTACGCGGCGGCGGCCGGGGTGCCCGCGCGCATCCCGAAGGCGAAGCCGCGGTCGTCCGCGCCCCGGAAGAAGCGCTGA
- a CDS encoding adenine phosphoribosyltransferase, producing MRLDAALDLIAEVPDFPGPGVLFRDLSPLFSDGAGFAAVTDGLAATLAPEAELVAGVEARGFLLAAAVGYSRGLGVVLVRKPGKLPAVAGRVDYALEYGTASVELPAGVVRAGQRIAVLDDVLATGGTAAAVGELLEDAGATVTGVSVVLELAALGGRAALGGRSVHALRSV from the coding sequence ATGCGGCTCGACGCGGCCCTCGACCTGATCGCCGAGGTGCCGGACTTCCCCGGGCCGGGGGTGCTGTTCCGCGACCTGAGCCCGTTGTTCTCCGACGGCGCCGGGTTCGCCGCGGTGACCGACGGCCTCGCCGCCACATTGGCGCCGGAGGCCGAGCTGGTCGCCGGGGTGGAGGCCCGGGGATTCCTGCTCGCCGCGGCGGTGGGCTACTCGCGAGGCCTCGGTGTGGTGCTCGTGCGCAAGCCGGGCAAGCTGCCCGCAGTGGCCGGGCGGGTGGACTACGCGCTGGAGTACGGCACCGCGAGCGTCGAGCTGCCGGCCGGGGTGGTGCGCGCCGGGCAGCGGATCGCGGTGCTCGACGACGTGCTCGCCACCGGCGGCACGGCCGCGGCCGTCGGCGAGCTGCTGGAGGACGCCGGGGCCACGGTGACCGGCGTGTCGGTGGTGCTGGAACTCGCCGCGCTGGGCGGCCGGGCGGCACTCGGCGGCCGTTCCGTGCACGCGCTGCGGTCGGTCTGA
- a CDS encoding RelA/SpoT family protein: protein MSGQNPGSPKSAAPGKNQGAGKGSAAGKDAGPGKGSGAQPPRGNGAAPTPSATRRVRARLARRITAQRAAPVKQVLEPLAVCHRELHPNADLALLQRAYDVAEELHRDQRRKSGDPYITHPLAVATILAELGMDTTTLVAALLHDTVEDTGYSLEQLKADFGDKVGELVDGVTKLDKMKLGTSAEAETIRKMVIAMAKDPRVLVIKLADRLHNMRTMRFLPPEKQARKARETLEVLAPLAHRLGMATVKWELEDLAFAILQPKKYDEIVRLVADRAPSRDTYLRKVIADLTANLVSSRVTAKVEGRPKHYYSIHQKMIVRGRDLDDIHDLVGVRILVEDVRDCYAAMGVVHALWQPVPGRFKDYIAQPRFGVYQSLHTTVIGPDGKPLEVQIRTYEMHRTAEYGIAAHWRYKETKGTHATNGGGMELDEIAWMRQLLDWQREAADPGDFLESLRYELGAREIFVFTPKGDVITLPAESTPVDFAYAVHTEVGHRCIGARVNGRLVALERKLENGEVVEIFTSKADTAGPSRDWLQFAGSPKARAKVRQWFAKERRDEAIDAGKEAITKEIRKVGLPIQRLVSAESMGSVAKELRHGDISSLYAAVGEGHTSAKHVVQRLVALLGGVDEAEEELAERATPSTVTRRRGSNDVGVIVKGAGDIWAKLARCCTPVPGDEILGFVTRGGGVSVHRTDCTNAGDLRAQPERLVEVEWAPSSSSVFLVAIQVEALDRHRLLSDVTKVLADEKVNILSASVTTSRDRVAVSRFSFEMGDPKHLGHVLKVVRGVEGVYDVYRVTSAS from the coding sequence GTGTCCGGGCAGAATCCGGGCTCCCCGAAGAGCGCGGCCCCCGGGAAGAACCAGGGCGCGGGCAAAGGCTCGGCGGCCGGGAAGGACGCCGGTCCCGGGAAGGGCTCCGGCGCGCAGCCGCCACGGGGCAACGGTGCGGCACCCACTCCCTCGGCCACCCGCCGGGTGCGGGCGCGGCTGGCCCGGCGCATCACCGCGCAGCGCGCGGCCCCGGTCAAGCAGGTGCTCGAACCGCTCGCAGTGTGCCACCGGGAGCTGCACCCCAACGCGGATCTCGCGCTGCTGCAACGGGCCTACGACGTGGCCGAGGAGCTGCACCGTGACCAGCGGCGCAAGTCCGGCGACCCGTACATCACGCATCCGCTCGCGGTGGCCACCATCCTCGCCGAACTCGGCATGGACACCACCACGCTGGTGGCCGCGCTGCTGCATGACACGGTGGAGGACACCGGGTACTCGCTGGAGCAGCTGAAGGCCGATTTCGGCGACAAGGTCGGCGAGCTGGTCGACGGGGTCACCAAGCTGGACAAGATGAAGCTCGGCACCTCGGCGGAGGCGGAGACCATCCGCAAGATGGTGATCGCGATGGCGAAGGACCCCCGGGTGCTCGTCATCAAGCTGGCCGACCGGCTGCACAACATGCGCACCATGCGGTTCCTGCCGCCGGAGAAGCAGGCCCGCAAGGCCCGCGAGACGCTGGAGGTGCTCGCCCCGCTCGCGCACCGGCTCGGCATGGCGACGGTGAAGTGGGAGCTGGAGGATCTCGCGTTCGCCATCCTGCAGCCGAAGAAGTACGACGAGATCGTGCGGCTGGTCGCCGACCGTGCGCCGTCGCGGGACACCTACCTGCGCAAGGTGATCGCGGATCTGACCGCGAACCTGGTGTCCTCGCGGGTCACCGCGAAGGTCGAGGGGCGGCCCAAGCACTACTACTCGATCCACCAGAAGATGATCGTCCGCGGCCGCGATCTCGACGACATCCACGATCTGGTGGGCGTGCGGATCCTGGTCGAGGACGTGCGGGACTGCTACGCCGCGATGGGGGTGGTGCACGCGCTGTGGCAGCCGGTGCCCGGCCGGTTCAAGGACTACATCGCGCAGCCGCGGTTCGGCGTGTACCAGTCCTTGCACACCACCGTGATCGGCCCGGACGGCAAACCGCTGGAAGTGCAGATCCGCACCTACGAGATGCACCGCACCGCGGAGTACGGCATCGCTGCGCACTGGCGGTACAAGGAGACCAAGGGCACACACGCCACCAACGGCGGCGGCATGGAGCTGGACGAGATCGCCTGGATGCGCCAGCTGCTCGACTGGCAGCGGGAGGCGGCCGATCCGGGCGATTTCCTGGAGTCGCTGCGCTACGAACTCGGCGCGCGGGAGATCTTCGTGTTCACGCCCAAGGGTGACGTGATCACGCTGCCCGCCGAGTCCACGCCGGTGGACTTCGCCTACGCGGTGCACACCGAGGTCGGGCACCGCTGCATCGGCGCCCGGGTGAACGGGCGGCTCGTCGCGCTGGAGCGCAAGCTCGAGAACGGCGAGGTCGTGGAGATCTTCACGTCCAAGGCGGACACTGCCGGGCCGAGCCGGGACTGGCTGCAGTTCGCCGGGTCGCCGAAGGCGCGGGCGAAGGTCCGGCAGTGGTTCGCCAAGGAACGCCGCGACGAGGCGATCGACGCCGGCAAGGAAGCGATCACCAAGGAGATCCGCAAGGTCGGCCTGCCGATCCAGCGGCTGGTGTCGGCGGAGTCGATGGGCTCGGTGGCCAAGGAGCTGCGCCACGGCGACATCTCCTCGCTGTACGCGGCCGTCGGCGAGGGGCACACCAGCGCCAAGCACGTCGTGCAGCGGCTGGTCGCGCTGCTCGGCGGGGTGGACGAGGCGGAGGAGGAGCTGGCCGAGCGGGCCACGCCGTCCACCGTCACGCGCCGCCGCGGCTCCAACGACGTGGGCGTGATCGTCAAGGGCGCGGGGGACATCTGGGCGAAGCTGGCGCGTTGCTGCACGCCGGTGCCGGGCGACGAGATCCTCGGGTTCGTGACCCGCGGCGGCGGGGTGAGCGTGCACCGCACCGACTGCACCAACGCCGGCGATCTGCGCGCCCAGCCCGAGCGGCTGGTCGAGGTGGAGTGGGCGCCGTCCTCGTCCTCGGTGTTCCTGGTCGCGATCCAGGTCGAGGCGCTGGACCGGCACCGGCTGCTCTCGGACGTGACGAAGGTGCTCGCGGACGAGAAGGTCAACATCCTCTCCGCCTCGGTCACCACCTCGCGCGACCGGGTCGCGGTGAGCCGGTTCTCCTTCGAGATGGGCGATCCGAAGCACCTCGGGCACGTGCTGAAGGTGGTGCGCGGGGTGGAAGGCGTCTACGACGTGTACCGGGTCACTTCCGCGTCCTGA
- a CDS encoding enoyl-CoA hydratase/isomerase family protein, protein MTDGFSFTSDGAIGRLTFRRPAKMNAITHEIWSAIPDVVARVEADPELKVLLLTGEGPHFSAGADIGEFRTLRATAEAVTTYDRAVDAAVAALTGMRKPSVAMIQGNCIGGGCQLSVACDFRFAAGDARFGITPARLGIVYHFASTRLLVSLVGPAHAKYLLLSGELVGAARAREIGLVHDVFPAAELEAATARFVETLCSRSQGSVRGMNRIIEKIVAGQTEPDQETEDLRLSVLHGADYAEGVDAFLARRTPEFTD, encoded by the coding sequence ATGACCGACGGTTTCTCCTTCACCTCCGACGGCGCGATCGGCAGGCTCACCTTCCGCAGGCCGGCGAAGATGAACGCCATCACGCACGAGATCTGGTCGGCGATCCCGGACGTCGTCGCGCGGGTCGAGGCGGATCCGGAGCTGAAGGTGCTCCTGCTGACCGGCGAGGGGCCGCACTTCTCCGCCGGGGCGGACATCGGCGAGTTCCGCACGCTGCGTGCCACCGCCGAGGCCGTCACGACCTACGACCGGGCCGTCGACGCCGCGGTGGCCGCCCTGACCGGCATGCGGAAGCCGTCCGTGGCGATGATCCAGGGCAACTGCATCGGCGGCGGCTGCCAGCTCTCGGTGGCGTGCGATTTCCGTTTCGCCGCCGGCGACGCCCGGTTCGGCATCACCCCGGCGCGGCTGGGTATCGTCTACCACTTCGCCTCCACCCGGCTGCTGGTCTCGCTGGTCGGCCCGGCGCACGCGAAATACCTGCTGCTGTCCGGAGAACTGGTGGGCGCCGCGCGCGCCCGCGAGATCGGTCTGGTGCACGACGTGTTCCCGGCCGCGGAGCTGGAAGCCGCCACGGCGCGGTTCGTCGAGACGCTCTGTTCGCGTTCGCAGGGCTCGGTGCGCGGGATGAACCGGATCATCGAGAAGATCGTGGCCGGCCAGACGGAACCGGACCAGGAGACCGAGGACCTCCGGCTGTCCGTTCTGCACGGCGCGGACTACGCGGAGGGCGTGGACGCGTTCCTGGCCCGGCGCACGCCCGAGTTCACCGACTGA